Proteins encoded within one genomic window of Pongo pygmaeus isolate AG05252 chromosome 18, NHGRI_mPonPyg2-v2.0_pri, whole genome shotgun sequence:
- the LOC129015158 gene encoding putative inactive carboxylesterase 4, producing the protein MTLAKVMQEGVSLEGFAQPVAIFLGIPFAKPPLGPLRFTPPQPAEPWSFVKNATSYPPMCTQDPKAGQLISELLTNRKENIPLKISEDCFYLDIYTPADLTKKNRLPVMVWIHGGGLMMGAASTYDGQVLTAHENVVVVTIQHRLGIWGCFR; encoded by the exons ATGACCCTTGCCAAAG TGATGCAGGAAGGAGTCAGCTTAGAAGGATTTGCACAGCCTGTGGCCATTTTCCTGGGAATCCCTTTTGCCAAGCCCCCTCTTGGACCCCTGAGGTTTACTCCACCACAGCCTGCAGAGCCGTGGAGCTTCGTGAAGAATGCCACCTCGTACCCTCCTAT GTGCACTCAAGATCCCAAGGCAGGGCAGTTAATCTCAGAACTATTGACCAACAGAAAGGAGAACATTCCTCTCAAGATTTCCGAAGACTGCTTTTACCTCGATATTTACACTCCTGCTGACTTGACCAAGAAAAACAGGCTGCCG GTGATGGTGTGGATCCATGGAGGGGGGCTGATGATGGGTGCGGCATCAACCTATGATGGGCAGGTCCTCACTGCCCATGAAAACGTGGTGGTGGTGACCATTCAGCACCGCCTGGGCATCTGGGGATGCTTCAGATAA